The Drosophila nasuta strain 15112-1781.00 chromosome 2L, ASM2355853v1, whole genome shotgun sequence genome window below encodes:
- the LOC132790635 gene encoding uncharacterized protein LOC132790635, with the protein MTSSRNQSLTQSTETQARHRLQLQLPQTLQLPLPMLLLLLMVLLLVATPLQPCESRYLPTRSHGDELDKLRELMLQILELSNEDPQNQQQQQQQQQQPLQQHQMRLHNEANNPLNGQQRASNAAWLQKLGGNGRSRYRGCLRTLLKTPNNGTKRNGTQTQTT; encoded by the exons ATGACAAGCAGCAGGAATCAGAGTTTGACTCAGAGCACAGAGACGCAGGCAAGACAcaggttgcagttgcaattgccgCAGACACTGCAGTTGCCGCTGccaatgctgttgctgctgctgatggtgctGCTCCTGGTGGCGACGCCGCTGCAGCCTTGCGAGAGTCGATACCTGCCCACAAGGTCGCATGGCGATGAATTGGATAAGTTGCGTGAGCTCATGCTGCAG aTTTTGGAGTTGAGCAATGAGGATccacaaaaccaacaacagcagcagcagcaacagcagcaaccgctTCAGCAACACCAAATGCGTCTGCACAACGAGGCCAACAATCCGTTGAACGGTCAGCAGCGTGCCTCGAATGCCGCCTGGCTCCAGAAATTGGGGGGCAATGGGCGCTCTAGATACCGAGGGTGCCTACGGACGCTACTAAAGACCCCCAACAACGGAACCAAACGAAACggaacccaaacccaaactaCGTGA
- the LOC132790619 gene encoding kinesin-like protein CG14535 isoform X1: protein MDTDNRGRHPAMNTNISSSGATNSIPRNGGFCGALQRAPPPMPPGLARRLASRECYGVGKVKVMLRVADKASSISNSITNSGEPHFMALDKKKRQVTLTDPKNVCVPQAQERAPMVAAPKMFAFDNLFSAEDKQSDVCAAALSEVIPAVLEGSDGCLLAMGYPGTGQPQTVLGDLGSSSSGMCALGAAPCAIAWLYKGIQERRQKSGARFSVRVSAVGVSATKPDALSTDLLISHAAESDDSPGIYLRDDFLGGPTELRAPTAERAALFLDSALAGRLKSSGNSAAAASSSSSSSTTNSNSATSSSSSTTLESALIFTLHVYQYSLSRKGGVAGGRSRLHIIDLGGCANRNGGLPLSGIGNILLAILSGQRHPPHKDHPLTPLLKDCLAPITCHVAIVAHVLHAQSYQDALSTIQIASRIHRLRRRKHRVPMPLAVGLAQGMNPGAGGSSAGSGADPSSSEISADTVIYMGPHDDATDGEHPPVYLPSLSAGDNRGLLSKALKGSGAEKPPVQAQPKSNCASPLMKKAALEKAKKQQATLSSTGSLKRHNNSGNAATTSAMAAHSSLVHEQVPPGSPLPRHMCSKASNMPTPKGSPLRRPHGSTPGAALEQLEAGMRKITEEQWIDGPRVSRAKVAEARHLMREVNHVKQCETWVDGPKSSQSCRSLTAGNLPTANQTQGYGFMDAHKKTMIRQWVENQTTQVFQNTASASNSPTALHLKLSQLKQKSLDLPAERTAFQAEAEFDSLPLLMGSQDVPQDGDDQDSGPSEVPPALPLLDDPLVGSRDISHDSLHRMLSRHVSREQLQEAELAASRSSSQHPSQRSIDCGLQVTEEEIARTMARERERDKEKDQAHPLAALSHCDNLSFVSSFNMACESFSECGERARHQFDQLARLHEIFTSQLAMAEVTPSAALYRTDVGSVFSEPAFRFNVGQSSVCSEPAYRLTPSPPKQPSHSPSQGSLPSLNGIMEIAGMDDYALLRQPDGASDPSLPKSEKRFAPQHDDISELEEKSMATAGGRRNSLEDAQHKLNEITNILPLSAQSRLPLLPLNTSSEAYDSGHDSSTPRTSKHSGISRRAESGYHSVATVRDSDESSFASGMSKNQRHRITISGGSQGGNYQRQGKKRTRHDGSGGGNKGLCNWLLNPFSCTYPETEGEISDF from the exons ATGGACACAGATAACCGCGGACGACATCCAGCCATGAAcaccaacatcagcagcagtggcGCCACCAACAGCATACCTCGCAATGGAGGCTTCTGTGGTGCACTGCAGCGTGCCCCTCCCCCAATGCCCCCTGGCCTGGCCAGACGACTCGCCAGTCGCGAATGCTACGGCGTGGGCAAAGTGAAAGTCATGCTACGGGTCGCGGACAAGGCGTCCTCCATTTCCAACTCCATCACGAACTCGGGGGAACCCCATTTTATGGCGCTGGACAAGAAGAAGCGCCAGGTGACCCTCACAGATCCCAAGAACGTCTGCGTTCCACAAGCCCAAGAAAGGGCTCCTATGGTTGCCGCACCCAAGATGTTTGCATTCGATAATTTGTTCAGTGCAGAGGATAAACAG TCGGACGTGTGTGCGGCAGCTTTGAGCGAGGTTATACCTGCGGTACTCGAGGGCTCCGATGGCTGTCTGCTGGCCATGGGCTACCCGGGGACTGGGCAACCGCAGACGGTGCTGGGCGATCTGGGATCTTCATCTTCGGGGATGTGCGCTTTAGGGGCAGCGCCGTGTGCCATCGCCTGGCTGTACAAGGGCATCCAGGAGCGACGACAGAAGAGCGGAGCACGGTTCTCGGTGCGTGTGAGTGCCGTTGGCGTTAGCGCGACCAAACCGGATGCTCTCTCCACGGATTTGCTCATCTCGCATGCCGCTG AATCTGACGACTCCCCGGGGATTTATTTGCGTGACGACTTCCTTGGTGGCCCAACGGAACTACGTGCACCCACCGCCGAGCGTGCGGCCCTCTTCCTCGACTCGGCCCTCGCCGGACGCTTAAAAAGTTCCGGCAActccgctgccgctgcctccagctccagctccagttccaCAACCAATTCCAACTCTGCAACGAGCTCGAGCTCATCGACGACGCTGGAGTCCGCCCTCATCTTTACGCTGCACGTCTACCAATACAGCTTGTCCCGCAAGGGGGGTG TTGCTGGCGGTCGCAGCCGTTTACATATCATCGACTTGGGCGGCTGTGCCAATCGCAACGGGGGTCTGCCGCTCTCGGGAATTGGCAACATACTGCTGGCCATATTGAGTGGCCAGAGGCATCCGCCACACAAGGACCACCCGCTGACGCCTCTGCTGAAGGATTGCCTGGCGCCCATTACCTGCCATGTGGCAATTGTCGCACATGTGCTGCACGCGCAAAGCTATCAGGATGCACTCTCCACCATCCAGATTGCTTCGCGCATCCATCGCCTACGGCGTCGCAAACATCGTGTTCCCATGCCCCTTGCTGTTGGTCTCGCTCAGGGCATGAATCCTGGAGCGGGTGGCTCTTCAGCTGGTTCGGGGGCGGATCCATCAAGCTCGGAGATCTCAGCAGACACAGTCATATACATGGGACCCCATGATGATGCCACCGACGGCGAACATCCGCCTGTCTATTTGCCATCGTTGAGTGCCGGCGACAATCGCGGATTGCTAAGCAAGGCGCTCAAGGGCAGCGGGGCAGAGAAGCCACCAGTTCAAGCACAACCCAAATCCAACTGTGCCAGTCCATTGATGAAGAAGGCCGCCCTCGAAAAGG CCAAAAAGCAGCAGGCCACGCTGAGCTCCACTGGTAGCCTAAAGCGCCATAATAATTCTGGCAATGCTGCCACCACCTCCGCCATGGCAGCACACAGTAGCTTGGTGCATGAACAGGTGCCACCAGGCTCGCCGCTGCCGCGTCACATGTGCTCCAAGGCATCCAATATGCCCACGCCAAAGGGATCGCCACTGAGGCGTCCACACGGTTCGACGCCAGGTGCAGCACTGGAACAGCTCGAGGCGGGCATGCGAAAGATTACCGAGGAACAGTGGATCGATGGACCGCGTGTCTCGCGCGCCAAAGTGGCGGAAGCGAGGCATCTGATGCGTGAGGTGAACCACGTGAAGCAGTGTGAGACCTGGGTGGATGGCCCGAAGTCATCTCAGTCGTGTCGTTCACTCACTGCGGGCAATCTGCCGACGGCCAACCAGACACAGGGCTATGGCTTCATGGATGCGCACAAGAAGACCATGATACGTCAGTGGGTGGAGAATCAGACCACGCAAGTCTTCCAGAACACAGCGTCCGCCAGCAATTCGCCAACAGCGCTGCACTTGAAGCTATCGCAACTAAAGCAAAAATCCCTCGATTTGCCAGCGGAGCGAACTGCTTTTCAAGCGGAAGCGGAGTTTGATAGTCTGCCGCTCCTCATGGGCAGCCAGGATGTGCCACAGGATGGCGATGATCAGGACAGTGGACCGTCAGAAGTGCCGCCAGCGTTGCCGTTGCTCGATGACCCCTTGGTGGGCTCCAGGGACATTTCCCACGACAGTCTGCATCGCATGCTGTCGCGTCATGTGTCGCGCGAGCAGCTTCAGGAGGCGGAGCTGGCTGCTAGTCGCAGCAGCTCGCAGCATCCGTCGCAGCGCAGCATTGACTGTGGACTGCAGGTGACGGAGGAGGAAATCGCACGCACGATGGCCAGGGAAAGGGAGCGGGACAAGGAGAAGGATCAAGCGCATCCCTTGGCGGCTTTGAGTCACTGCGACAACTTGAGCTTTGTGTCCAGCTTCAACATGGCCTGTGAGTCCTTTAGCGAGTGTGGCGAACGCGCGAG ACATCAATTCGATCAGCTGGCGCGTCTACATGAGATCTTCACCTCCCAGCTGGCCATGGCCGAGGTGACGCCCTCGGCGGCACTCTATCGCACCGATGTCGGGAGCGTGTTCAGTGAGCCCGCCTTTCGCTTCAACGTCGGACAGAGCAGCGTCTGCAGTGAGCCCGCCTATCGCCTCACGCCCAGTCCGCCCAAGCAGCCATCGCACAGTCCCAGTCAGGGCTCGCTGCCCAGCTTGAATGGCATCATGGAGATTGCGGGCATGGATGACTATGCGCTGCTGCGTCAACCGGACGGCGCCTCGGATCCCAGTTTGCCCAAGAGCGAGAAACGCTTTGCGCCGCAGCACGACGACATCAGTGAGCTGGAGGAGAAGTCGATGGCAACGGCGGGCGGTAGACGTAACTCCCTCGAGGATGCACAGCACAAACTCAACGAGATCACCAACATCTTGCCACTGTCGGCGCAATCACgactgccgctgctgccgttaAACACCAGCTCGGAGGCTTATGACAGTGGCCACGATTCGTCGACGCCGCGCACATCGAAGCATTCGGGGATCTCGAGGCGAGCGGAGAGCGGTTATCACAGTGTGGCGACGGTACGCGACTCGGATGAGAGCAGCTTTGCCTCGGGCATGTCGAAGAATCAGCGACATCGCATCACCATATCGGGTGGCAGCCAAGGTGGCAACTATCAGAGGCAGGGCAAGAAGCGAACGCGTCACGATGGCAGCGGCGGTGGCAACAAAGGACTCTGCAATTGGCTCCTCAATCCCTTCTCCTGCACCTATCCCGAGACTGAGGGCGAGATCAGTGATTTCTAA
- the LOC132790619 gene encoding kinesin-like protein CG14535 isoform X2: MDTDNRGRHPAMNTNISSSGATNSIPRNGGFCGALQRAPPPMPPGLARRLASRECYGVGKVKVMLRVADKASSISNSITNSGEPHFMALDKKKRQVTLTDPKNVCVPQAQERAPMVAAPKMFAFDNLFSAEDKQSDVCAAALSEVIPAVLEGSDGCLLAMGYPGTGQPQTVLGDLGSSSSGMCALGAAPCAIAWLYKGIQERRQKSGARFSVRVSAVGVSATKPDALSTDLLISHAAESDDSPGIYLRDDFLGGPTELRAPTAERAALFLDSALAGRLKSSGNSAAAASSSSSSSTTNSNSATSSSSSTTLESALIFTLHVYQYSLSRKGGVAGGRSRLHIIDLGGCANRNGGLPLSGIGNILLAILSGQRHPPHKDHPLTPLLKDCLAPITCHVAIVAHVLHAQSYQDALSTIQIASRIHRLRRRKHRVPMPLAVGLAQGMNPGAGGSSAGSGADPSSSEISADTVIYMGPHDDATDGEHPPVYLPSLSAGDNRGLLSKALKGSGAEKPPVQAQPKSNCASPLMKKAALEKGTFSYLPSHSSPAKKQQATLSSTGSLKRHNNSGNAATTSAMAAHSSLVHEQVPPGSPLPRHMCSKASNMPTPKGSPLRRPHGSTPGAALEQLEAGMRKITEEQWIDGPRVSRAKVAEARHLMREVNHVKQCETWVDGPKSSQSCRSLTAGNLPTANQTQGYGFMDAHKKTMIRQWVENQTTQVFQNTASASNSPTALHLKLSQLKQKSLDLPAERTAFQAEAEFDSLPLLMGSQDVPQDGDDQDSGPSEVPPALPLLDDPLVGSRDISHDSLHRMLSRHVSREQLQEAELAASRSSSQHPSQRSIDCGLQVTEEEIARTMARERERDKEKDQAHPLAALSHCDNLSFVSSFNMACESFSECGERARHQFDQLARLHEIFTSQLAMAEVTPSAALYRTDVGSVFSEPAFRFNVGQSSVCSEPAYRLTPSPPKQPSHSPSQGSLPSLNGIMEIAGMDDYALLRQPDGASDPSLPKSEKRFAPQHDDISELEEKSMATAGGRRNSLEDAQHKLNEITNILPLSAQSRLPLLPLNTSSEAYDSGHDSSTPRTSKHSGISRRAESGYHSVATVRDSDESSFASGMSKNQRHRITISGGSQGGNYQRQGKKRTRHDGSGGGNKGLCNWLLNPFSCTYPETEGEISDF, encoded by the exons ATGGACACAGATAACCGCGGACGACATCCAGCCATGAAcaccaacatcagcagcagtggcGCCACCAACAGCATACCTCGCAATGGAGGCTTCTGTGGTGCACTGCAGCGTGCCCCTCCCCCAATGCCCCCTGGCCTGGCCAGACGACTCGCCAGTCGCGAATGCTACGGCGTGGGCAAAGTGAAAGTCATGCTACGGGTCGCGGACAAGGCGTCCTCCATTTCCAACTCCATCACGAACTCGGGGGAACCCCATTTTATGGCGCTGGACAAGAAGAAGCGCCAGGTGACCCTCACAGATCCCAAGAACGTCTGCGTTCCACAAGCCCAAGAAAGGGCTCCTATGGTTGCCGCACCCAAGATGTTTGCATTCGATAATTTGTTCAGTGCAGAGGATAAACAG TCGGACGTGTGTGCGGCAGCTTTGAGCGAGGTTATACCTGCGGTACTCGAGGGCTCCGATGGCTGTCTGCTGGCCATGGGCTACCCGGGGACTGGGCAACCGCAGACGGTGCTGGGCGATCTGGGATCTTCATCTTCGGGGATGTGCGCTTTAGGGGCAGCGCCGTGTGCCATCGCCTGGCTGTACAAGGGCATCCAGGAGCGACGACAGAAGAGCGGAGCACGGTTCTCGGTGCGTGTGAGTGCCGTTGGCGTTAGCGCGACCAAACCGGATGCTCTCTCCACGGATTTGCTCATCTCGCATGCCGCTG AATCTGACGACTCCCCGGGGATTTATTTGCGTGACGACTTCCTTGGTGGCCCAACGGAACTACGTGCACCCACCGCCGAGCGTGCGGCCCTCTTCCTCGACTCGGCCCTCGCCGGACGCTTAAAAAGTTCCGGCAActccgctgccgctgcctccagctccagctccagttccaCAACCAATTCCAACTCTGCAACGAGCTCGAGCTCATCGACGACGCTGGAGTCCGCCCTCATCTTTACGCTGCACGTCTACCAATACAGCTTGTCCCGCAAGGGGGGTG TTGCTGGCGGTCGCAGCCGTTTACATATCATCGACTTGGGCGGCTGTGCCAATCGCAACGGGGGTCTGCCGCTCTCGGGAATTGGCAACATACTGCTGGCCATATTGAGTGGCCAGAGGCATCCGCCACACAAGGACCACCCGCTGACGCCTCTGCTGAAGGATTGCCTGGCGCCCATTACCTGCCATGTGGCAATTGTCGCACATGTGCTGCACGCGCAAAGCTATCAGGATGCACTCTCCACCATCCAGATTGCTTCGCGCATCCATCGCCTACGGCGTCGCAAACATCGTGTTCCCATGCCCCTTGCTGTTGGTCTCGCTCAGGGCATGAATCCTGGAGCGGGTGGCTCTTCAGCTGGTTCGGGGGCGGATCCATCAAGCTCGGAGATCTCAGCAGACACAGTCATATACATGGGACCCCATGATGATGCCACCGACGGCGAACATCCGCCTGTCTATTTGCCATCGTTGAGTGCCGGCGACAATCGCGGATTGCTAAGCAAGGCGCTCAAGGGCAGCGGGGCAGAGAAGCCACCAGTTCAAGCACAACCCAAATCCAACTGTGCCAGTCCATTGATGAAGAAGGCCGCCCTCGAAAAGG GTACATTCTCTTACCTGCCTTCGCATTCCTCTCCAGCCAAAAAGCAGCAGGCCACGCTGAGCTCCACTGGTAGCCTAAAGCGCCATAATAATTCTGGCAATGCTGCCACCACCTCCGCCATGGCAGCACACAGTAGCTTGGTGCATGAACAGGTGCCACCAGGCTCGCCGCTGCCGCGTCACATGTGCTCCAAGGCATCCAATATGCCCACGCCAAAGGGATCGCCACTGAGGCGTCCACACGGTTCGACGCCAGGTGCAGCACTGGAACAGCTCGAGGCGGGCATGCGAAAGATTACCGAGGAACAGTGGATCGATGGACCGCGTGTCTCGCGCGCCAAAGTGGCGGAAGCGAGGCATCTGATGCGTGAGGTGAACCACGTGAAGCAGTGTGAGACCTGGGTGGATGGCCCGAAGTCATCTCAGTCGTGTCGTTCACTCACTGCGGGCAATCTGCCGACGGCCAACCAGACACAGGGCTATGGCTTCATGGATGCGCACAAGAAGACCATGATACGTCAGTGGGTGGAGAATCAGACCACGCAAGTCTTCCAGAACACAGCGTCCGCCAGCAATTCGCCAACAGCGCTGCACTTGAAGCTATCGCAACTAAAGCAAAAATCCCTCGATTTGCCAGCGGAGCGAACTGCTTTTCAAGCGGAAGCGGAGTTTGATAGTCTGCCGCTCCTCATGGGCAGCCAGGATGTGCCACAGGATGGCGATGATCAGGACAGTGGACCGTCAGAAGTGCCGCCAGCGTTGCCGTTGCTCGATGACCCCTTGGTGGGCTCCAGGGACATTTCCCACGACAGTCTGCATCGCATGCTGTCGCGTCATGTGTCGCGCGAGCAGCTTCAGGAGGCGGAGCTGGCTGCTAGTCGCAGCAGCTCGCAGCATCCGTCGCAGCGCAGCATTGACTGTGGACTGCAGGTGACGGAGGAGGAAATCGCACGCACGATGGCCAGGGAAAGGGAGCGGGACAAGGAGAAGGATCAAGCGCATCCCTTGGCGGCTTTGAGTCACTGCGACAACTTGAGCTTTGTGTCCAGCTTCAACATGGCCTGTGAGTCCTTTAGCGAGTGTGGCGAACGCGCGAG ACATCAATTCGATCAGCTGGCGCGTCTACATGAGATCTTCACCTCCCAGCTGGCCATGGCCGAGGTGACGCCCTCGGCGGCACTCTATCGCACCGATGTCGGGAGCGTGTTCAGTGAGCCCGCCTTTCGCTTCAACGTCGGACAGAGCAGCGTCTGCAGTGAGCCCGCCTATCGCCTCACGCCCAGTCCGCCCAAGCAGCCATCGCACAGTCCCAGTCAGGGCTCGCTGCCCAGCTTGAATGGCATCATGGAGATTGCGGGCATGGATGACTATGCGCTGCTGCGTCAACCGGACGGCGCCTCGGATCCCAGTTTGCCCAAGAGCGAGAAACGCTTTGCGCCGCAGCACGACGACATCAGTGAGCTGGAGGAGAAGTCGATGGCAACGGCGGGCGGTAGACGTAACTCCCTCGAGGATGCACAGCACAAACTCAACGAGATCACCAACATCTTGCCACTGTCGGCGCAATCACgactgccgctgctgccgttaAACACCAGCTCGGAGGCTTATGACAGTGGCCACGATTCGTCGACGCCGCGCACATCGAAGCATTCGGGGATCTCGAGGCGAGCGGAGAGCGGTTATCACAGTGTGGCGACGGTACGCGACTCGGATGAGAGCAGCTTTGCCTCGGGCATGTCGAAGAATCAGCGACATCGCATCACCATATCGGGTGGCAGCCAAGGTGGCAACTATCAGAGGCAGGGCAAGAAGCGAACGCGTCACGATGGCAGCGGCGGTGGCAACAAAGGACTCTGCAATTGGCTCCTCAATCCCTTCTCCTGCACCTATCCCGAGACTGAGGGCGAGATCAGTGATTTCTAA
- the LOC132798890 gene encoding uncharacterized protein LOC132798890, translating to MSEPLSSSGLRIIYNSLLLVTSGLTARKLSMLKHPFAFGACVVGGAVAVLGLLRGFYGNDRDPEQFQMLRDVSHGVLELVPLPLVNMELYTIRLGVGPLVIGHGIFVLPLLIDLHCSVVKERKNCWFAETLRDLLLLGNIVSLGYLAVRESSTLYMRMAFTMVVIKYTPVVLDNIHDNTGEDMLVYGSALFFYLLGRADVLTAD from the coding sequence ATGAGCGAACCGTTGTCAAGCTCTGGACTTCGCATCATCTACAACAGTCTGCTGTTGGTCACCTCGGGATTGACGGCCAGAAAGCTGTCGATGCTTAAGCATCCCTTTGCCTTTGGTGCCTGTGTTGTGGGTGGAGCAGTCGCTGTGCTCGGCCTGCTGCGTGGCTTCTATGGCAACGATCGTGATCCGGAGCAGTTCCAAATGCTGCGCGATGTGAGTCACGGTGTTCTGGAGCTGGTGCCGCTGCCGCTGGTCAACATGGAGTTATATACGATACGACTGGGCGTGGGACCTTTGGTCATCGGTCATGGCATCTTTGTGCTCCCGCTGCTGATCGATCTGCACTGCTCCGTGGTGAAGGAACGCAAGAATTGTTGGTTCGCCGAGACGCTGCGtgatctgctgctgctgggcaacATTGTGTCACTCGGCTATCTGGCTGTGAGAGAGTCGAGTACGCTCTACATGCGCATGGCCTTCACCATGGTGGTGATCAAGTATACGCCAGTTGTGCTCGACAACATCCATGACAATACGGGCGAGGATATGCTGGTCTATGGCAGTGCATTGTTCTTCTATTTGCTTGGCCGTGCAGACGTCTTGACTGCCGATTAA
- the LOC132790630 gene encoding uncharacterized protein LOC132790630: MQSSCVIVLVLASAALVAARPEPPRDTYSAPPSSSYQPSGPSGGYGAPAPQYGPPQQPPVVHKHVYVHVPPPEPEYQAPRKPLYVPPPQKHYKIVFIKAPSPPAPTAPIIPQFPQNEEKTLVYVLVKKPEEQPEIVIPTPAPTQPSKPEVYFIRYKTQKEETGPYPNSIAPPSEYGAPAAPPAPSAPSSSYGAPSH; this comes from the exons ATGCAGTCCAGTTGTGTG ATCGTGCTCGTCTTGGCCAGCGCAGCGTTGGTTGCCGCTCGCCCCGAACCACCTCGTGACACTTACAGCGCTCCTCCCTCGAGCAGCTATCAGCCAAGTGGACCAAGCGGGGGCTACGGTGCCCCAGCACCCCAATATGGACCACCTCAGCAGCCGCCAGTGGTGCACAAGCACGTCTATGTGCATGTGCCACCACCAGAGCCAGAGTACCAGGCTCCCAG GAAACCTCTGTATGTGCCGCCACCACAGAAGCATTACAAGATTGTGTTCATCAAGGCGCCGTCGCCACCTGCACCAACTGCACCCATAATTCCTCAGTTCCCCCAGAACGAGGAGAAGACTTTGGTCTATGTGCTGGTCAAGAAACCAGAGGAGCAGCCCGAGATTGTCATCCCAACGCCAGCGCCCACGCAGCCCAGCAAACCGGAGGTCTACTTCATTCGCTACAAGACCCAGAAGGAGGAGACTGGCCCATATCCCAACAGCATTGCTCCTCCCTCGGAATACGGTGCTCCTGCCGCTCCGCCAGCTCCCTCGGCGCCCAGCAGCTCGTATGGTGCGCCTTCCCACTAA